Genomic segment of Serinicoccus hydrothermalis:
GCGGTGGCCGGGTTGGTCGCCAGCGGGAGGTCCTTGAGCACCACGATGTAGGTGCCGTCCTGGTAGTCACCGGTCGTCGCGACCGGTCCGGCCGGTGCCGGCCCGTCGATCGCGGAGGCGGCTGCCGGTGCGAGCCCGGCCACGAGGCTGAGTCCAGCCACCGCGGCCAGGGCACGGCGGGCCCCCGACGTTGTCCGTTGCGTCACTGCAATAACCCCTGTTTCAGAGTGGTGCCGGATCGCCGCGGGGCGACCGGCAGATGGGGCCGGGCCTCCCTCGGGCACCGGCTGAGCAGCACCCTATACCGAGGTCGGTAGGTTGGCGCAAGGGTCGATCGAGAACTCGCCAGTTGTTCACCTTCGCCGACATCGACGCAGGTCACAGGCGGATGAAAGGTCAACTACCCACCTGGTGGGCGAGCTCGCCCGCGTCCCGGTATGCCTCGAGCTGGAACCGCAGGTAACTTCCCATCCGGGGCAGCGAGGCGGGCGAGGCTCCCCCGACGTGCGGGACGACGAGCACTCCCGGCGTGGTGAACAGAGGGTGCCCGTCGGGCAGCGGCTCGGGGTCGGTGACGTCCAGCGCTGCCCGGAGCCGGCCCGACCCGCACTCCCGCAGGAGCGCGTCGGTGTCGACGACCGGGCCGCGGGCGATGTTGACGACGAGCGCCTGGTCCGGCAGCGCCGCGAGCTCGTCGCCGCCGATCAGCCCCCGGGTCCGGTCGGTCAGCGGGAGGGTCAGCACGACGACGTCCGCCGTGCCGAGCAGGTCGGGCAGCTCGTCCACACCGTGGACCTGGTCGACGAGGTCGTCGCCGGCCCGCGCCGTGCTCGCGACGGCGACGACCTCGCACTCGCAGGCGAGAAGGCGACGCGTCAGCGCGGTCCCGATGCCGCCGTAGCCCACGACGAGGACCCGGGAGTCCGCCAGCGAGCGCCAGGGACCGGGGACCGAGCGGTCCCACCGAGCCTCGTGCTGGCGCAGGACGTGGTGCGGCAGGTGGCGCTGCGCGGCGAGGACGAGCGCCAGCCCCAGCTCGCTGGTCGCGGTGTCGTGCACCCCCACGGCGTTGGCCAGCTGCACCTCCTCGGGCAGGAAGGGCAGGGCGTGCTCGTAGCCGGCCGAGGCGAGCACGACGGCCCGCAGGCCGGGGACCTCGTCCATGCGCTTCAGCCACGGACCCGCGATCATCGACAGCGCGAGCACGTCCACGTCGCGCCCGCCACCAGGGACGACCTGCTCGTCCTGGTGGTCGTAGGGGACGACCTCGACCCCCTCCACGTCGCCGAGGTGCGGCATCAGCTCCTCGGGGACGGCCGCGACGGGCGGGCGCGCGGGCATACCGGCGCTCAGCCCTCGACGCCGAGCGTGCTGAGGATGAGCTCGCGCGCCCGGGCCGCGTCGGCCTGGCCGCGCATCTTCTTCATCACCTGGCCGATGAGGGCGCCGACGGCCTGCGTCTTGCCGCCGCGGATCTTCTCGACCACGTCGGCGTTCTCGGCGATGACCTCGTCGACCGCGGTCTGCAGCGCCGAGTCGTCCTGGACCAGCTCGAGGCCACGCGCGTCGGCGACCTGCGTCGGCGTGCCCTCACCGGCCAGGACGCCGTCGAGGGCCTGGCGGGCCATGGAGTCGTTGAGCCGGCCGCCGGTGACGAGCCCGTCGAGCTCGGCGACGTCGGCCGGGGTGACCCCGAGGGCGAGCAGGTCGACCGCGCCCCCGTCCTCGCCCGCGGTCTTGGCCCGGCGGGCCAGCTCGCCCATCCACCACTTGCGGGCGGCGGCGGGCGTCGCTCCCGCGGCGACGGTCTCCTCGATGACCTCGGTCGCGCCGGCGTTGACGACGTCGCGCATCTCGAGGTCGCTGTAGCCCCACTCGCCCTGCAGCCGGCGGCGCCGCTCGGCGGGGTTCTCCGGCAGCGTCGCCCGCAGCCGCTCGACGTCCTCGCGCGTCGGGGCGACGGGGACCAGGTCGGGCTCCGGGAAGTAGCGGTAGTCGTCGGCGTCGGACTTGGGCCGCCCGGAGGTGGTGATCCCGGTGTCCTCGTGCCAGTGCCGGGTCTCCTGGAGGATCGACTCCCCCGCGTCGAGCACCGCGGCGTGCCGGGTCATCTCGTAGCGGACGGCACGCTCCACCGAGCGCAGGCTGTTGACGTTCTTGGTCTCGGTGCGGGTGCCGAAGCGCTCGCTCCCCGTCTGCATGAGCGAGACGTTGGCGTCGCAGCGCAGCGAGCCCTGCTCCATCTTGACGTCGGAGACGTCCAGCGCGCGCAGCAGGTCGCGCAGCGCACCGACGTAGGCCCGGGCCACGTCCGGCGCCCGGTCGCCCGCCCCGGTGAGCGGCTTGGTGACGATCTCGATGAGGGGTATGCCCGCGCGGTTGTAGTCGACGAGGGAGTGCGACGCGCCGTGGATGCGGCCGGTGGCGCCACCGACGTGGGTCGACTTGCCGGTGTCCTCCTCCATGTGCGCCCGCTCGATCTCGACGCGAAAGGTGAACGGCTCCTCGTCGACCCCGTCGCGGGGCGGCACCTCGACGTCGAGCCAGCCCTCGAAGGCGATGGGCTCGTCGTACTGGCTCGTCTGGAAGTTCTTCGGCATGTCGGGGTAGAAGTAGTTCTTCCGGGCGAAGCGGCACCAGTCCGCGATCTGGCAGTTGAGCGCCAGGCCGATCCGGATGGCCGACTCCACCGCGGTGGCGTTGACCACCGGCAGCGCGCCGGGCAGGCCCAGGCAGACCGGGCAGGTCTGGGTGTTGGGCTCGGCGCCGAAGAGGGTCGCGCACCCGCAGAACATCTTCGTCGCGGTGCCCAGCTCGACGTGCACCTCGAGCCCGATCACCGGCTCGTAGCGGGTCATCAGCTCCTCGAACGGGACGACGGCCTCGCGCGTGGACGTGCTCGTGCTCATGCGTTCACCTCGATCTCGCGGGCCTGCTCGATGACGTAGCCGCCGTGCACCTCGCGCAACCTGGCCTCCAGCGCCGCGCCGACGGCATACAGGCGCTGGTCCTGCATCGCCGGGGCGAGGATCTGCAGGCCGACGGGCAGACCGTCCTCGTCGGCGGTGCCGGACGGGATCGACATGCCGGGCACGCCAGCGAGGTTGGCGGGGATGGTGGCGATGTCGTTGAGGTACATCGCCATCGGGTCCTGCGTCTTGTCGCCCAGGGGGAAGGCCGTCGTGGGTGCGGTCGGGCTGACCAGCACGTCGACCTGCTCGAAGGCCGCCTCGAAGTCGCGCGCGATGAGCGTGCGGACCTTCTGCGCCTGGCCGTAGTAGGCGTCGTAGTAGCCGCTGGAGAGGGCATACGTGCCCAGGATGATGCGCCGCTTGACCTCGTCGCCGAAGCCCGCGTCGCGCGAGGCACCCATGACCTGCTCGGCGCTGGGGCTGCCCCCGGGCACCTCGCGCAGGCCGTAGCGCATCGCGTCGTAGCGGGCCAGGTTGCTGCTGGCCTCGGAGGGGAGGATCAGGTAGTAGGCCGCCATGGCATACCCGAAGTGCGGGCAGGAGACCTCGCTGATCTCGGCGCCGAGAGCGCGCAGCTGCTCCAACGACTCCTCGAACCGGGCCAGGACGCCGGGCTGGAAGGCGCCCTCGCCGGTGCCGCTGATCTCGCGCACCACCCCGACCCGCAGGCCGGTGAGGTCACCGGTGGCGCTGGCGCCCACGACGTCCGGGACCGGCGCGTCGACCGAGGTCGAGTCCATGGGGTCGTGCCCAGCGATGACCTCGTGCAAGAGCGCGGCGTCGGCGACGGTGCGGGCGCACGGACCGATCTGGTCCAGGCTCGAGGCGAGCGCGATGATGCCGTAGCGGCTGACCGCGCCGTAGGTCGGCTTGGTGCCGACGGTGCCGGTCACGGCGGCGGGCTGGCGGATCGAGCCGCCGGTGTCCGAGCCGATCGCCAGCGGCGCGAGGTATGCCGCCACCGCCGCGCTGCTGCCGCCGCCGGACCCGCCGGGGATCCGGGACAGGTCCCACGGGTTGCGGGTCGGGCCGAAGGCGGAGTGCTCGGTGGAGGAGCCCATGGCGAACTCGTCCATGTTGGTCTTGCCCAGGATCGGCATCCGGGCCTCGCGGAGGCGGGTGACGATCGTGGCGTCGTAGGGCGGCACGAAGTCCTCGAGCATCCGGCTGCCCGCCGTGGTCCGCATGCCCTGCGTGCAGGCGATGTCCTTGACGGCCACCGGGACGCCGGCGAGGCGGGGCAGCGCCTCCCCCGTCGCCCGGGCCACGTCGACCTCGGCGGCGGTGGCGAGCGCGCCCTCGGCGTCGA
This window contains:
- a CDS encoding NAD(P)-dependent oxidoreductase, whose product is MPARPPVAAVPEELMPHLGDVEGVEVVPYDHQDEQVVPGGGRDVDVLALSMIAGPWLKRMDEVPGLRAVVLASAGYEHALPFLPEEVQLANAVGVHDTATSELGLALVLAAQRHLPHHVLRQHEARWDRSVPGPWRSLADSRVLVVGYGGIGTALTRRLLACECEVVAVASTARAGDDLVDQVHGVDELPDLLGTADVVVLTLPLTDRTRGLIGGDELAALPDQALVVNIARGPVVDTDALLRECGSGRLRAALDVTDPEPLPDGHPLFTTPGVLVVPHVGGASPASLPRMGSYLRFQLEAYRDAGELAHQVGS
- the gatB gene encoding Asp-tRNA(Asn)/Glu-tRNA(Gln) amidotransferase subunit GatB; translation: MSTSTSTREAVVPFEELMTRYEPVIGLEVHVELGTATKMFCGCATLFGAEPNTQTCPVCLGLPGALPVVNATAVESAIRIGLALNCQIADWCRFARKNYFYPDMPKNFQTSQYDEPIAFEGWLDVEVPPRDGVDEEPFTFRVEIERAHMEEDTGKSTHVGGATGRIHGASHSLVDYNRAGIPLIEIVTKPLTGAGDRAPDVARAYVGALRDLLRALDVSDVKMEQGSLRCDANVSLMQTGSERFGTRTETKNVNSLRSVERAVRYEMTRHAAVLDAGESILQETRHWHEDTGITTSGRPKSDADDYRYFPEPDLVPVAPTREDVERLRATLPENPAERRRRLQGEWGYSDLEMRDVVNAGATEVIEETVAAGATPAAARKWWMGELARRAKTAGEDGGAVDLLALGVTPADVAELDGLVTGGRLNDSMARQALDGVLAGEGTPTQVADARGLELVQDDSALQTAVDEVIAENADVVEKIRGGKTQAVGALIGQVMKKMRGQADAARARELILSTLGVEG
- the gatA gene encoding Asp-tRNA(Asn)/Glu-tRNA(Gln) amidotransferase subunit GatA, whose amino-acid sequence is MSDTTTSDATDLTRLTAVEMADRLAAGTLTSVELTQAHLDRIERLNPTLNAYLLVDAEGALATAAEVDVARATGEALPRLAGVPVAVKDIACTQGMRTTAGSRMLEDFVPPYDATIVTRLREARMPILGKTNMDEFAMGSSTEHSAFGPTRNPWDLSRIPGGSGGGSSAAVAAYLAPLAIGSDTGGSIRQPAAVTGTVGTKPTYGAVSRYGIIALASSLDQIGPCARTVADAALLHEVIAGHDPMDSTSVDAPVPDVVGASATGDLTGLRVGVVREISGTGEGAFQPGVLARFEESLEQLRALGAEISEVSCPHFGYAMAAYYLILPSEASSNLARYDAMRYGLREVPGGSPSAEQVMGASRDAGFGDEVKRRIILGTYALSSGYYDAYYGQAQKVRTLIARDFEAAFEQVDVLVSPTAPTTAFPLGDKTQDPMAMYLNDIATIPANLAGVPGMSIPSGTADEDGLPVGLQILAPAMQDQRLYAVGAALEARLREVHGGYVIEQAREIEVNA